The sequence CGACAAGCAGACGCTGGGCTTCCAGACCGAGGTCAAGCAGCTGCTGCAGCTGATGATCCATTCGTTGTACTCGAACAAGGAAATCTTCCTGCGCGAGCTGGTTTCCAATGCTGCCGACGCCGCCGACAAGCTGCGCTTCGAAGCCCTTGTCAAGCCCGAGCTGCTGGAAGGCGGCAGCGATCTGCGCATCCGCGTCGACTACGACAAGGACGCGCGCACCGTCACCATCGACGACAACGGCATCGGCATGAGCCGCGAGGATGCGGTCTCGCATCTGGGCACCATCGCCAAGTCCGGCACGGCCGACTTCCTCAAGCATCTGAGCGGCGACCAGAAAAAGGACGCCAACCTGATCGGCCAGTTCGGCGTGGGTTTCTACAGCGCCTTCATCGTCGCCGACCAGGTGGACGTGTATTCGCGCCGCGCCGGCCTGCCCGCCAACGAAGGTGTGCATTGGTCTTCGCGTGGCGAAGGCGAATTCGAGATCGCCAGCATCGACAAACCCGAGCGCGGCACCCGCATCGTGCTGCAGCTGAAGGACGGCGAAGAGTCCTTCGCCGACGGCTGGACCTTGCGCAACATTCTCAAGAAGTACTCCGATCACATCGGCCTGCCGATCGAGATGCGCAAGGAGCATTACGGCGAAGACGCCGACAAGCCGGCCGAGCCGGAGTGGGAAGTGGTCAACCGCGCCAGCGCGCTGTGGACGCGCCCCAAGTCCGAAATCAAGGACGCCGAATACCAGGAGTTCTACAAGCACGTCGCGCACGATGCGGGCAACCCGCTGGCGTGGAGCCATAACAAGGTCGAAGGCAAGCTGGAGTACACCTCGCTGCTGTTCGTGCCCGGCCGCGCCCCGTTCGACCTGTATCACCGCGATTCGGCCAAGGGGCTGAAGCTGTACGTGCAGCGCGTTTTCATCATGGACCAGGCCGAGCAGTTCCTGCCGCTGTACCTGCGTTTCATCAAGGGCGTGGTGGATTCGTCGGACCTGTCGCTCAATGTCTCGCGCGAGATCCTGCAGTCCGGCCCGGTGGTGGACTCGATGAAGTCCGCACTGACCAAGCGCTCGCTGGACATGCTGGAGAAGCTGGCCAAGGACAAGCCGGACGACTACGCCACCTTCTGGCGCAACTTCGGCCAGGCACTGAAGGAAGGCCCGGCCGAGGATTACGCAAACCGCGAAAAGATCGCCGGCCTGCTGCGCTTCTCCTCCACGCACGACACCAGCGGCGCGCAGAGCGTGGGCCTGGCCGACTACGTGAGCCGCCTGACCGAAGGCCAGGACAAGCTGTATTACCTCACCGGCGAGAGCTACGCGCAGATCAAGGACAGCCCGCATCTTGAGGTGTTCCGCAAGAAGGGCATCGAAGTGCTGCTGCTCACCGACCGCATCGACGAATGGCTGATGAGCTACCTCACCGAGTTCGACGGCAAGTCGTTCGTGGACGTAGCCCGCGGCGACCTGGACCTGGGCAAGCTGGATTCGGAAGAAGACAAGAAGGCGCAGGAAGAAGTCGCCAAGTCCAAGGAAGGCCTGGCCTCTCGCATCAAGGCCGCGCTCGGCGACGACGTCGCCGAAGTGCGCGTCTCGCACCGCTTGACCGACTCCCCTGCCATCCTGGCAATTGGCCAGGGCGACCTGGGTCTGCAGATGCGCCAGCTCCTCGAAGCCAGCGGCCAGGCCGTGCCGGAAAGCAAGCCGGTGTTCGAGTTCAACCCTGGCCACCCGCTGATCGAGAAACTGGATGCGGAACAGGATATGGACCGGTTTGGCGATTTGAGCCGGGTGTTGTTCGATCAGGCTGCGTTGGCGGCGGGCGATAGCCTCAAGGATCCGGCCGGGTATGTGCGGCGGTTGAATAAGTTGTTGCTGGAGCTGTCTGCTTAAGATTTCTTCAATTCCAAGAAAGAAATATAAAAAACCGGCTAAATGCCGGTTTTTTATATAGAGGAATCAAATCAATCACGAACTCTCAACACAGCTACTACTCAGGGAGGGAGGATGCCGCAGAATCGACAGATGTGCTACCCGAGGTCTTGGCTTCGCGCCGAAAAATGGCATCAAGCCGTCTGCGTAGACCAGGCACAGCGTCCATTGCTGCAGAAAATTCAACAGACTTTATAAGTTCATGAAGAGGGCTACCAGCAACATGATTGTCAACTAAACGCAAAGGGAGCTCATCGAGTCTAGTCAAAGCTATGGAGAAAAGCTGCCCTTCCATTAAAGGATCCAATCGGGCAGCTTCGCTACGATAGCCCTCATACGCTGCGGCAAGAGCAGCTTTGTAAGCGTAATCTTCGGCCAACCTGAAACGCTGTCCGATCTGAGTGGTTGCCACCCAAGCTAGCCAAACTGGCGCCCCTAGCGACAAGGCCGCTAAAATAACCTGCACTAAGACCGCACTTATATTTATAGACTGACCCGATTGATTAACCGAAGCGGCCAATATCGATGGAAACCTTGTCGCACCAATACATATAGCACCAACAAGCCCCACCATTAATGCGGCAACCCACAGATATATCGACTTATTTAGATTTTCAGCTTTGCTTGAAAAGGCCTTCGCAAGCCCTTCAGAAGTCGACGCGCGGTAAGCTGCTGCGACACGCGCCATCGTTTTTTCAGCCTCTGCAAGATGCTCCTTCAACTCGACCGATGCTGCATCTGCATGTTCCGCAGCAGCCTTAGCCGCCTGCTCATGCCGGTGCGAGCTAGTCTTGGCAAATTCCACCTCTTTCAGAGCAGCTTCCAGATCTTCTTGGGTAGCCCCGAGATTTTCAGCAAGTTCTTTAGCGGCTGCAATTTTAGCCAAAACCGCCTCAATACCCTCAATTTTACCAGAAGCATTTGACAGACGATCCGCTGCACGCGATGCGTCTCGTTGGATTTTTTGGGGCAATTTCAGCATCTCATCTACGACCGATAATTCGACCAAAGAATCAACATGAATTTTTATAGTTGTCAGTAGAGCCTGAATTCCCTCAGCAACATGCGCAGAACTAAAAAGATTTGGAAGAACAGTCTTTGCCAAATCAACCTTGGCCGCTAGATCGTTAAACCACTCTGACGCATGCTCGTGATTACAGGCCGTCCAGTTATAAGACTCATAACGCTCTGCAAGTGCAGTCGCACTGATCTTTAAGTCGACCGGCTGTATGACGGAGCCATTGTAGTTGAAACCAGCATAAAAAGACTGGGTTCCGCTAGGGTGGCGGGCGCCCAATTCTTCTGCAAACTCGCGTAGCGAACTGCATAGCTTCGCTGCCATCGCTGAAACGTCCTCGTTATCGCTGACAGCTACGGGTTCCGCCATTGTTTTCTCCCCATTAGAAATGATGATCCTAGTTCGACCGCGCGTTCACAGCAACAAGCATGCCCACGGATGTGATCGCTTCCTAGGGAAGGCAGGAACAATGCGCCAGATGCATCAACCCCAACCTGCGGTATGAGGCTGACGCGCAACGTGAGTGCATACGACTGATTTATCAGATTTTCTAGCGGATTGGTGCCGCCCATCAGTGCCCCCCCTTGGTCGGCAACAACTGCCGGCGCACCGCCCAGAGGTTGCAACGCCCACACCTCTTTGAATAGTGATCGAGTTTAGCCGCGTGGTTGCTGATATCGCTTTTGGTCAACCGTTGGGCACAAGCAGCTGGTGTCATGGCCCCGATTTTTTTCTCGGGTTGGCGCTCATTATAGTCGCGTCGCCACCAATCGAGCTTGGCGCGCAGGAACCAATGCTCGTTGAGGCATTCGTCGTGCTGCCTGCAATTGAAGGATTAGACGTAAGAGTTCTGGTTTGGCTTGCTAGGTTGGATCAGACGCCGCTGCCCAACACGCGCATACCCCCGTAGTCTTGCCAAAGAACTCTTCTCCGTTGTCCGTGCAAACCAGTTCTTCGGTCGAACACTTCTTCACGTCAACGTTGCTGTGGGATTCAATTCGGTGAAGCGAGGGGGTCCGTGCCATTGAAAATAGGCCGCGGCTCACCGCCGTATTCTCGCCCAACCCCTCTCCTGAACGGAAAGGGGTTTGATGTTGCATGTCTGAGCTCATTCGAGTGGATGCGGGCATGGTTTCTTTGCTTTCCGGTGCCATGCTCTCTTCAAAGTTAGGGTGGGTTCCCCAGTCATCCCTTCGATATGCGCTTGATGCAGCACTCACGCCGACCCCAACACCCAACATCCGAACGCCGGCCCTGCCGAGTAGCCGGTCTCCGGTTCGATGCGGATCTGCAGGGTGGCGCGGCCTGCTACCGCTGCGGGTAAGGCGTAGTCGATGTCGACGAAGTCCAGGCCGCGATTGCCGTCCAGGCGCTCGTTGGCGATGAGCTCGCCGTCGGCGAGGAGGCGGAAGCGGCGGCGGGTTTCGTCGCCCCAGTAGCGCAGGCGCAAGATGCGGGCCTGGGCGGTGTTGCGCACGGTGAAGGCGATGAAACCACCAGTGCGGGCGTCGCGGCCGGCGCGGCGGCGGTAGCTCAGTGCGTAGGAGCTTTCGCTGGTGAGTGCGTGGGCTTTTTCGGAGGTGTCGTCGCCAAGCGCAACGTGGTCGAGCGCGCGTGTATCCAGGGCTTTTTGCTGTTGCGCGTTGGCGGCTTGTTCGGCCTGGCGTTGCTGCCAGGCAGCGGCGTTGCGATGTTCCAGATAGACGGCGCTGCGGCGGTCGAACTGGGCGTAAAACGGCGACAGACGCCACTGCTGCGCGCCGTCGCTGTACTGGTAATGGCCGTGCGCCGGTAGCGGCTGCAGGCGTTGCAGGACTTCGTCGCCGCCGATCAGCACGGGTGTGGTGTTGTCCCAGGGCGTTGCGGCGTCGCCCAGATCGGCGGCCAGTACCAGCGGGCCGCGCATGACCACCACCCAGGCAGGATCGTCGGAGGTGGGCTCCAGACGCAGCGGCATTCCCAGTTGCAGGGACACGGTGTCGCCAGCGGCCCACACTCGTTCGATGCGCAGGTAGCCATCGACCGGCTGCAAGGTCTGCAGTTGGCCGTTGACCTGCAGCGTGAATGCTCCGGCCCAACCGGGCACGCGCAGCGCCAACGTGCGTGCCGCCGCGGGCGCGGCATCGATCTGCAGTGTGACCTCTCCCCGCTCGGGCAGCG comes from Xanthomonas vesicatoria ATCC 35937 and encodes:
- the htpG gene encoding molecular chaperone HtpG, with protein sequence MTVDTDKQTLGFQTEVKQLLQLMIHSLYSNKEIFLRELVSNAADAADKLRFEALVKPELLEGGSDLRIRVDYDKDARTVTIDDNGIGMSREDAVSHLGTIAKSGTADFLKHLSGDQKKDANLIGQFGVGFYSAFIVADQVDVYSRRAGLPANEGVHWSSRGEGEFEIASIDKPERGTRIVLQLKDGEESFADGWTLRNILKKYSDHIGLPIEMRKEHYGEDADKPAEPEWEVVNRASALWTRPKSEIKDAEYQEFYKHVAHDAGNPLAWSHNKVEGKLEYTSLLFVPGRAPFDLYHRDSAKGLKLYVQRVFIMDQAEQFLPLYLRFIKGVVDSSDLSLNVSREILQSGPVVDSMKSALTKRSLDMLEKLAKDKPDDYATFWRNFGQALKEGPAEDYANREKIAGLLRFSSTHDTSGAQSVGLADYVSRLTEGQDKLYYLTGESYAQIKDSPHLEVFRKKGIEVLLLTDRIDEWLMSYLTEFDGKSFVDVARGDLDLGKLDSEEDKKAQEEVAKSKEGLASRIKAALGDDVAEVRVSHRLTDSPAILAIGQGDLGLQMRQLLEASGQAVPESKPVFEFNPGHPLIEKLDAEQDMDRFGDLSRVLFDQAALAAGDSLKDPAGYVRRLNKLLLELSA